DNA from Microvirga ossetica:
TTCCAAGGCCGCCTGATAGGACGGAAACTCGATCACCACGTTGCGGGCGCGTGCGCCGCCTTCGGCCACGCGATACGTGCCGCCGCGCACCAGGAAGCGGGCGCCGTATTTGGCGAAGGGGACGGCATTGGCCTTCACGTAATTCTGATAGGCGTCGGGGTTCGAGACGTCGACGCGGCCGATCCAATAGCCCTTCATCGCTTACGCTCCTTCCACCAGCACGAATTCGGCGACGCAGGCGCCCTCGCGCTTGGCCTTGGCGGCCTGATATTCCGGCGAGTTATAATAGGTGCGGGCCTGCTCGACGGAGTCGAACTCGATCACCACGTTGCGCGGGCGCGCCTCGCCTTCGAGCGCCTCGTAGGCTCCGCCGCGTACCAGCGGCCGGCCGCCATACTGGCGGATCGCCTCCGTCGCGCCCTTGGCGTATTCCGCGTAAGCCTCGGGATTGGTGACGGTGACGCGGGCAATGACATAGCCTTTGGGCATGGAGCGCTCCTCTTATGTCGTGGAAGGAAACCCTCCTCCCCCTTGTGGGGAGGAGTTGGAGGTGGGGGTGTGGGCGATAGCCTATGAACGTCTGGCGCTGGCACCCCCACCCTGGCCCTCCCCACAAGGGGGAGGGGAAAACGCCGTGTTGACTTTAGGTTTACGATGCTTGAGCGATCTCGCGCACGATGGCTTCCACCGCCGCCCTGGGATCGGCGGCCTTCACGATGGGCCGGGCCACCACGAGATGGTTGGCGCCGAGACGGATGCCTTCCGCTGGTGTGACGATGCGCTTCTGGTCGCCGGCATCCGCTCCCGCCGGGCGGATGCCGGGGGTGACGATCAGGCGGTCCGGCCCGAGGATGGCGCGCACGCGCTCCGCTTCCGTCGCGGCGCAGACGATGCCGTCGATGCCGAGGTCGCGCGCCTGTCCGGCTCGGCGGGCGACGAGCTCTGCCGCCGGAACCGGTACATAGCCCGCCTCGACGAGGTCGTTGTCGTCATAGGACGTGAGCACCGTCACCGCGAGGATCTTCAGGTTCGTGCCTGCTTTTCCGGCGACGGCTGCGCGCATAGTCTGGGGATAGGCGTGGACGGTGAGGAAGGTTGCGCCGAGCCTCGCCACCGAGCGCACGCCCGCCTCGACGGTATTGCCGATATCGTGGAGCTTGAGGTCGAGGAAGACCTTCTTGCCCTGGCCGATCAGTTCGCGGGCGAATCCGAAGCCGCCGGCATAGGCCAGTTGGTAGCCGATCTTGTAGAAGGTGCCGGCATCGCCGATGCGGGTGACGACGGAACGCGCTTCCTCCACGGAGGGAACGTCGAGGCCGATGATGAGCTTGTCGCGAATGTCTCCGGTCGGGACGGGATTCGTCGGGAGAGACATCGCAGCGCTCATGGATGATTGACCTTGTTGTAGACCCACACGCGGGCCGGGGGCAGGTTGCGCCAGATCCGGTTGGAGGCCCGAGCCTTATAGCTCTTGGAGCGCGCCGGGATCGGGGGCACCACCGCATAGGTGAACTGGATGAAGGGCGCGCCCGGATGCATCAGCTCCTGCGCCATCTCCAGAAGGTCGAGGCGCTGGTCCATGGGCTTGGTGAAGAGCGGCAGGCTCGATACGGTGGCCGCGGCCGGTTCCTGGAGGATGCCCGAGAGCGTCTCCTTGAGATCGTAGGCATCGCCCTGGACGATGGTCGCCTTCGGGAAGCGGCGCTTCAGGAGCTGGCAGAATTCGGGATTGTATTCGATCAGGACGAGCCGGTCCTGCGCCACGCCGCGCCGGATCAGGGCATCGGTGACAGGTCCCGTGCCGGGGCCAAGCTCGATGACGGGGCCCGGGATGCGCGGATCCACGAAGGATGCCATGGTCCGCGCCAGGATCTTGCCGGAGGGCGTGACCGCGCCCATGACAAGCGGCCGCTCGAGCCAGGACCTCAGGAAACGGGCTTCGTCGGCGAAGCGATCCTTCTTGAGGGGAAGTTTCCGGGCGGTTGGCCGTTGAAACGACTGATGCACTGAGGAGGCCCCTTGCGCGGCGGATCACATTGGCTGTTTAGAACCCAAAGAAAACGACCGTCAAGTTAAGTTGATCCACCGAGCCCGTCGATAAACTCCCGGAAACGCGAGAAGAAGCCGGAACTTTCCGGGTGATTCTCCTTCGAGCACTCCTGGTCGAACTCCGTCAGGAGCTCGCGCTGGCGCTTGGTGAGCTTCTGCGGGGTTTCCACAACAACCTGGATGTAGAGGTCGCCCACGTCCCTGGAACGCAGCACCGGCATGCCCTTGCCCCTGAGGCGGAACTGCTTGCCGGTCTGGGTGCCCTCGGGCACCTTCACGAGGGCGTCGGTGCCGCTGAGCGTCGGAACACTGAACTCGCCCCCCAGCGCCGCCGTGACCATGGAGATCGGCACGCGGCAGAACAGGTCCGCCCCGTCGCGCTGGAAGAAGGGGTGGGCCTTGATCGACAGGAAGATGTAGAGATCGCCCGCGGGTCCGCCGCGCAGGCCGGCCTCGCCTTCGCCGGCGAGCCGGATGCGCGTGCCGTCCTCGACGCCTGCCGGGATGTTGACGGACAGCGTGCGCTCGCGGGTGACCCGGCCGGCGCCGCCGCAGGAGCCGCACGGATCGTCGATCACCTCGCCGCGCCCATGGCAGTTCGGGCAGGTGCGTTCGATGGAGAAGAACCCTTGCGTCGCCCGCACGCGCCCGGCGCCGCCGCAGGTGGGGCAGGCCTTGGGCTTCGAGC
Protein-coding regions in this window:
- a CDS encoding DUF1330 domain-containing protein, whose product is MKGYWIGRVDVSNPDAYQNYVKANAVPFAKYGARFLVRGGTYRVAEGGARARNVVIEFPSYQAALECWDSPEYQAAKAERDGHAVADIIIIEGYEGPQPG
- a CDS encoding DUF1330 domain-containing protein — protein: MPKGYVIARVTVTNPEAYAEYAKGATEAIRQYGGRPLVRGGAYEALEGEARPRNVVIEFDSVEQARTYYNSPEYQAAKAKREGACVAEFVLVEGA
- the pyrF gene encoding orotidine-5'-phosphate decarboxylase translates to MSLPTNPVPTGDIRDKLIIGLDVPSVEEARSVVTRIGDAGTFYKIGYQLAYAGGFGFARELIGQGKKVFLDLKLHDIGNTVEAGVRSVARLGATFLTVHAYPQTMRAAVAGKAGTNLKILAVTVLTSYDDNDLVEAGYVPVPAAELVARRAGQARDLGIDGIVCAATEAERVRAILGPDRLIVTPGIRPAGADAGDQKRIVTPAEGIRLGANHLVVARPIVKAADPRAAVEAIVREIAQAS
- a CDS encoding class I SAM-dependent methyltransferase, producing MHQSFQRPTARKLPLKKDRFADEARFLRSWLERPLVMGAVTPSGKILARTMASFVDPRIPGPVIELGPGTGPVTDALIRRGVAQDRLVLIEYNPEFCQLLKRRFPKATIVQGDAYDLKETLSGILQEPAAATVSSLPLFTKPMDQRLDLLEMAQELMHPGAPFIQFTYAVVPPIPARSKSYKARASNRIWRNLPPARVWVYNKVNHP
- the dnaJ gene encoding molecular chaperone DnaJ, whose protein sequence is MSKRDYYEVLGVSKTATDAEMKSAFRKLAMQYHPDRNPGDHEAEVKFKELNEAYQTLSDGQKRAAYDRFGHAAFANGGPGGAGPGFGGDFSDFMSDIFENFFGDATGRGGRGRSTGGRERGADMRYNLEISLDEAFHGKTAELKIPTSITCEACSGSGAKPGSKPKACPTCGGAGRVRATQGFFSIERTCPNCHGRGEVIDDPCGSCGGAGRVTRERTLSVNIPAGVEDGTRIRLAGEGEAGLRGGPAGDLYIFLSIKAHPFFQRDGADLFCRVPISMVTAALGGEFSVPTLSGTDALVKVPEGTQTGKQFRLRGKGMPVLRSRDVGDLYIQVVVETPQKLTKRQRELLTEFDQECSKENHPESSGFFSRFREFIDGLGGST